TTACGATGTAATTGCTTTACAAGAGGTAAGCCAATCTATAAAAGCTCAAAGTGTATATGGTAACAAAAAGAAGGATAACTTTGGTCTTATATTGCTTGCAGAGCTTAAACAGTTAGGTTTAGAAAATTACAGTATGGTTTGGGACTTCGCGCATATTGGCTATGACATATATGAAGAAGGTTCAGCCATTATAACGAAGCATCCGATTATAAAACGAGGTTCTTTCTTCGTATCAGAAAGTAAGGATACAACGTATTGGAAAACACGTAAGATTGTTTATGCAACAATTTTTTATCAAGGGAAAAACATAACCTTTTATTCTTGTCACCTTGGTTGGTGGAATGATGAGGAAGAACCATTCCGAGAACAAGTGAATCGTTTCATGGAGCACATTGATGATCATGAGCTTTCATTCTTAATGGGTGATTTTAATAATAATGCTCATTTAAGAGGAGAAGGATATGATTATATGATACAAAATAATTTTTACGATACATACGCATTAGCGATGGAGAAAGATGAAGGAACAACCGTACAAGGGAAAATTGCTGGCTGGGACGAAAATAAGCAAAACTTGCGGATTGATCTAGTGTTAAGTAACAAACCAGTAAAGGTTTTTTCTTCAAAAGTTATTTTTAATGGTATGAATCGGAAGATCATTTCAGATCATTTTGGAGTAGAAGTTCAATTGAACGTATAATAGAAGAAATCCTCATAGTGCTGCAGAAGCTATGAGGATGTTTTTGAAAAATACAAGTATTTCCAAGAGAAAATACTTGTATTTTTTATGACATTTCCTATATATTTGTTATTAATGAATGTAAAACCAATTTGGTCATTTTGTATGTATTCTTTTGCTTACTTCGTTATATAATGAAGTAAGCAAAAGAATAGATTGGAAAAATCGAGTATTTTCGTTTAATTCGGGTGGTGGAAAATGATATAATTGCAAAATGCATGTATCGTTTTTGGAATAAGGAAAAATATATAATTAGGTGATTGCTTATATGAAACAAATATGGCGTATTTATACGACAGATGTACGGAATGTAGCTAAACATTGGGCTGCGATTGTTATTGTACTAGGATTAATGATTTTGCCATCGTTATATGCATGGTTTAACATTAAGGCTTCTTGGGATCCATACGGGAATACAAACGAGGTGCCAATTGCAGTTTCTAACCAAGATGCTGGTTCGAATATAAGGGGGAAAGATATTAACATCGGGGACGAAATTGTCAATTCACTCAAGAAAAACAAAAATCTAGGTTGGAAGTTTGTTGATGAGAAACAAGCAATCTACGGGGTTGAACATGGAGATTACTATGCAAGTATTACAATTCCAAAAGATTTCTCTGAAAAAATTGCGACGGTTATTAGTGATAATCCGCAAAAACCAGAACTAGATTATTTCGTAAACGAAAAAGTAAATGCGATTGCACCGAAAATTACAGCAAAAGGTGCATCAGGTATTACAGAAGAAATTAGTAAGAACTTTGTTAAAACAGCAAACGGAGAGATTTTTAAAATTTTCAATAGCCTTGGAATCGATTTAGAAACAAACTTGCCAAGTATTGAAAAAGTAAAAGATCTTGTATTTAAGTTAGAAGCGCAATTTCCAAAAATGAATAAACTTATGGATACAGCACTAGATGATGCAACTAGAGCGCAAGATATTGTAAAAGTAGCGCAAGAGGATCTGCCAGTTGTACAGAGCGTTATTAATGATGGGCAGGAAACTTTGAACAACTTAGATAAATTCTTTGCACGAAATGATGAGACATTACAGAATGCACCAGGAACAATAAAGAGAGATTTAACGGCTCTAAAAAGCGGAATGGATGGTGCAGCGGCTATAACAGATTTCTTAATGGGACCTGGGGCGAATTTGAATATTCCTGATATTTCTCAGTTACCTACGCTGCCGGACCTTCCAAAAATTAATGATGAAGGTTACAAAAATATAGCAAGAAACATTAATCAAACAGTGAATAGTGTTTTAAACTCAGCACGTACAGGTACTGCATATGCACAGAGTGTGATGGATGGGTTACAAAATGGAAGTATTGATCCTGAAATAGCAAAGAAAAATATCACTACTATTTCTAATAATCTCCAGACTCATATAGACAATCTTTCTTCAATCATTACCATGATGTCTACACTTCAGCAGAATGCAACAACTGATTTTGGT
The window above is part of the Bacillus cytotoxicus NVH 391-98 genome. Proteins encoded here:
- a CDS encoding endonuclease/exonuclease/phosphatase family protein, with the protein product MKVLTLNCHSWQEENQLEKIKYLAKTIQEENYDVIALQEVSQSIKAQSVYGNKKKDNFGLILLAELKQLGLENYSMVWDFAHIGYDIYEEGSAIITKHPIIKRGSFFVSESKDTTYWKTRKIVYATIFYQGKNITFYSCHLGWWNDEEEPFREQVNRFMEHIDDHELSFLMGDFNNNAHLRGEGYDYMIQNNFYDTYALAMEKDEGTTVQGKIAGWDENKQNLRIDLVLSNKPVKVFSSKVIFNGMNRKIISDHFGVEVQLNV